One Micromonospora craniellae genomic region harbors:
- a CDS encoding DUF4314 domain-containing protein has translation MIYQPGQRVALVHTSDPHTLLRPGDTGTVRRHDQRHHIVEVTWDSGSTLSMCLDDGDRLTPTTNPPPPGDPVGDATAWAATLQRMRAAGTEAGQTAAERWAQHTIGARAGGDRRPAARRILAGIADGDPAVLDALPHFTIDDSVDTSGWELFADATGDVSGWFGLRIPQRDEAMTVYRDAFDTAAADRAADLCRLAASPTGRDVSHLHPDQIRLGDVGVFSGDWAHTEGPDGGDRVAVGFVGTLIDHWNGWAVFSCTRTAAEAIVDDQQRHRDQHRRHLRDEGVPADELDGRVDTTLADLSFDGDVIVADQRAMFDDPDAIDRITPDADGRYVVMGYSWCWEAVDPYDCDRIVGDLPDHPNPRSDG, from the coding sequence GTGATTTACCAGCCCGGCCAGCGCGTCGCCCTGGTCCACACCAGCGACCCGCACACCCTGCTGCGGCCCGGCGACACCGGCACCGTCCGCCGCCACGACCAGCGGCACCACATCGTCGAGGTCACCTGGGACAGCGGCTCCACGCTGTCGATGTGCCTCGACGACGGCGACCGCCTCACACCGACCACGAACCCACCACCTCCCGGCGACCCCGTCGGTGACGCCACCGCATGGGCCGCCACGCTCCAGCGGATGCGCGCCGCCGGCACCGAGGCCGGACAGACCGCCGCCGAACGATGGGCTCAGCACACCATCGGCGCCCGCGCCGGCGGCGACAGGCGCCCTGCCGCGCGCCGAATCCTGGCCGGCATCGCCGACGGCGACCCGGCAGTCCTCGACGCCCTACCCCACTTCACGATCGACGATTCGGTCGACACCAGCGGATGGGAGCTGTTCGCCGACGCCACCGGCGACGTCTCCGGCTGGTTCGGGCTGCGCATCCCACAGCGCGACGAGGCGATGACCGTCTATCGCGACGCCTTCGACACCGCCGCCGCCGACCGGGCCGCCGACCTGTGTCGCCTCGCGGCCAGCCCCACCGGCCGCGACGTGTCCCACCTCCACCCCGACCAGATCCGCCTCGGTGACGTCGGCGTGTTCTCCGGCGACTGGGCGCACACCGAAGGCCCTGACGGCGGCGACCGCGTCGCCGTCGGGTTCGTCGGCACCCTCATCGACCACTGGAACGGGTGGGCGGTGTTCTCCTGCACCCGCACGGCGGCCGAGGCGATCGTCGACGACCAACAACGCCACCGCGACCAGCACCGCCGGCACCTGCGCGACGAGGGCGTACCGGCCGACGAACTGGACGGGCGAGTCGACACCACGCTGGCCGACCTGTCCTTCGACGGCGACGTCATCGTCGCCGACCAACGCGCCATGTTCGACGACCCGGACGCCATCGACCGCATCACCCCCGACGCCGACGGCCGCTACGTGGTGATGGGTTACAGCTGGTGCTGGGAGGCCGTCGACCCGTACGACTGCGACCGGATCGTCGGCGACCTCCCGGACCACCCGAACCCTCGCTCGGATGGCTGA
- a CDS encoding AAA family ATPase produces MTTPHPPTPPAASPDVPASTGATPTPDAASGRSGYLYRAVALHLAGHPDDILKVGEITRAIGAPSSGAVFEALKKMAAAGHATHLTGPHRFQITQAGIDAAGTMPPPAPRAARHGPRGTGRRQPVTRPNGELYFPRKLAGATDVDVLRRLRDKRIPVLLYGPPGTGKTALIEAAYTDLLTVAGTGDTVVEDFLGNFIPLPDGGFEFVHGPLVTAMRQGRALLVDDATLIPPKVLAVLYPAMDGRRVITIPGYRNEREAVDGFYVIAGHNPGVHGAILTEALASRFDVHIEVTTDWDLARHLGVSRPAVETAVALNGDLAAGRISWAPQLRELLGFTRVSKTLGPAAAVANLAGRAPAEDRDHVLAALRQRFNGDITPLTLGKQR; encoded by the coding sequence ATGACCACACCACACCCGCCGACACCGCCCGCCGCTTCACCCGACGTCCCGGCGAGCACCGGCGCCACGCCGACCCCCGATGCCGCCTCCGGCCGGTCCGGCTACCTCTACCGCGCGGTCGCCCTGCACCTCGCCGGTCACCCCGACGACATCCTCAAGGTCGGCGAGATCACCCGGGCGATCGGCGCACCGTCCTCCGGCGCGGTGTTCGAGGCACTGAAGAAGATGGCCGCCGCCGGACACGCCACGCACCTGACCGGTCCGCACCGCTTCCAGATCACCCAGGCCGGTATCGACGCCGCCGGGACGATGCCACCACCGGCCCCACGCGCAGCCCGGCACGGACCACGCGGGACGGGCCGACGGCAGCCGGTCACCCGCCCCAACGGCGAGCTGTACTTCCCCCGCAAGCTGGCCGGCGCCACCGACGTGGACGTGCTACGTCGGCTGCGGGACAAACGCATCCCGGTGCTGCTCTACGGCCCGCCCGGCACCGGCAAGACCGCCCTGATCGAGGCCGCCTACACCGACCTGCTCACCGTCGCCGGCACCGGCGACACCGTCGTGGAGGACTTCCTCGGCAACTTCATCCCGCTGCCCGACGGCGGGTTCGAATTCGTCCACGGACCGCTGGTCACCGCGATGCGGCAGGGCAGGGCGCTGCTGGTCGACGACGCCACCCTCATCCCACCCAAGGTCCTCGCCGTGCTCTACCCGGCGATGGACGGCCGACGGGTCATCACCATTCCCGGCTACCGCAACGAACGCGAGGCCGTCGACGGGTTCTACGTCATCGCCGGACACAACCCCGGCGTGCACGGCGCGATCCTCACCGAAGCCCTCGCCTCCCGCTTCGACGTCCACATCGAGGTCACCACCGACTGGGACCTCGCCCGTCACCTCGGCGTGTCCCGACCCGCCGTCGAAACCGCCGTCGCCCTCAACGGCGACCTCGCCGCCGGCCGGATCAGCTGGGCACCGCAGCTACGCGAACTGCTCGGCTTCACCCGCGTCAGCAAGACCCTCGGTCCCGCCGCCGCGGTGGCGAACCTCGCCGGCCGCGCCCCCGCCGAGGACCGCGACCACGTCCTCGCCGCCCTGCGTCAGCGATTCAACGGCGACATCACCCCACTGACCCTCGGCAAACAGCGCTAA
- a CDS encoding ATP-binding protein has product MSNTNRATSAQDPVTSPDSVGGAAADTDSLAYPISPEYVQSWTPVRALSELIANALDEDPNAQVSWAEGTLTIADGGPGIPEEGLILGVSTKSAEQIGQFGEGKKLACLVLARSPQIGGVRCETVGYGFVPTVERRKLLGGLIPSRSAQGSEVLVYRFHPNTRTTFTVECPQQLAQEAIGRFRALAEPGYQPPPAPGVCVRDGQPGRVWIGGVLVTRMPGFLASYDLSLNHKALQNRDRTLVEAAALRTAVRRILADSEDPQTIDLFARHLLGGGKLREQEQFFDAVRLPRPRAAWRAWGRTHLPEQTYFSVPGGEEAALDLKDTGHAELATTGLGRYEQMAVMNLLGVEAARARQRRHHARNRNRTNWVSQKALTDAERALLDECCQLVRSAIGPFALHHVKVYDHSDESPAPTASTGR; this is encoded by the coding sequence GTGTCCAACACGAATCGCGCCACCAGCGCCCAGGATCCCGTTACCAGCCCGGATTCCGTGGGCGGAGCCGCTGCGGACACCGACAGCTTGGCCTACCCCATCTCGCCGGAGTACGTGCAGTCGTGGACGCCCGTACGGGCGCTGTCCGAGCTGATCGCGAACGCGCTCGACGAAGACCCGAACGCCCAGGTCAGCTGGGCCGAAGGGACGCTGACCATCGCCGACGGGGGACCGGGTATCCCCGAGGAGGGCCTCATCCTGGGCGTCTCGACCAAGTCCGCCGAACAGATCGGCCAGTTCGGCGAGGGCAAGAAACTCGCCTGCCTCGTGCTGGCCCGCAGTCCGCAGATCGGCGGCGTGCGCTGCGAGACCGTCGGATACGGCTTCGTCCCCACCGTCGAACGCCGCAAGCTCCTCGGCGGTCTGATCCCGTCGCGCTCCGCGCAGGGCAGCGAAGTCCTCGTCTACCGCTTCCACCCCAACACCCGCACCACCTTCACCGTCGAGTGCCCCCAGCAGTTGGCGCAGGAGGCCATCGGACGCTTCCGTGCCCTGGCCGAGCCCGGCTACCAGCCGCCCCCAGCACCAGGCGTGTGCGTACGCGACGGCCAACCGGGACGGGTATGGATCGGCGGAGTGCTCGTCACCCGCATGCCAGGCTTCCTCGCCTCCTACGACCTGTCCCTAAACCACAAGGCGCTGCAGAACCGCGACCGCACCCTCGTGGAAGCCGCCGCGTTACGCACCGCCGTGCGCCGCATCCTCGCCGACAGCGAAGACCCACAGACCATCGACCTGTTCGCCCGGCATCTGCTCGGCGGCGGGAAGCTACGCGAACAGGAACAGTTCTTCGACGCGGTGCGGCTGCCCCGCCCCCGCGCCGCGTGGCGGGCCTGGGGCCGCACCCACCTGCCCGAGCAGACCTACTTCAGCGTGCCGGGCGGTGAGGAGGCGGCACTGGACCTCAAAGACACCGGCCACGCTGAGCTGGCCACCACCGGCCTGGGCAGGTACGAACAGATGGCCGTCATGAATCTCCTCGGCGTCGAGGCGGCCCGCGCCCGCCAGAGACGCCACCACGCCCGCAACCGCAACCGGACCAACTGGGTCAGCCAGAAAGCCCTGACCGACGCGGAACGCGCCCTGCTCGACGAGTGCTGCCAGCTGGTGCGCTCCGCGATCGGCCCGTTCGCGTTGCACCACGTGAAGGTGTACGACCACAGCGACGAGTCCCCTGCGCCGACGGCCTCTACCGGCCGCTGA
- a CDS encoding VWA domain-containing protein has translation MPHPSTHRTTGPATAGDPDWRPWSDAWTRHLPTLTGRHDLTVTVAPGAGGAAPARFLPGARRIEVDATHIGAPEITNPYKAGHKRVVPTAYGLLVHEAAHATHSLWDTPTNTPPVVADVAAVLEESRAENRHRSRRRGDRKWLRHAATTLLQPDDTPVDDAWHAAHLAGLLLARVDARIVTAKDVKGVRAAITTVLGRTTLRQLRDVWRQAHTVDDTDAATMIDLAWRWCHILGIDPHQRPQPPRPDPGQFAGHLAHAMADYLAHALGLTPAQYADQQIQSRHGAPTTWTRREPTDTERAAAHHLAARLRRARTHVPEPDTRPSPTPPGRLRTRHAITAKAQIAASSMPTATPWQRRTQTPPPKPHLHLGVLVDTSGSMYAYAAPMSSAGWILAHAARTNQATTTTISFSTGATLLVPPRRHPTEVLEMGIGGGSTAFLDAVKLADQLLHLRQPGRVRMLAVVSDGDLPNLDSAQRLITTLHQSGCAVLWLRPAALTGHTFTHTTTLLVDDPVHAVDAIADAAVTALEQA, from the coding sequence ATGCCGCATCCCTCAACCCACCGCACCACGGGCCCCGCAACGGCCGGCGACCCGGACTGGCGGCCGTGGAGCGACGCCTGGACCCGGCACCTGCCGACCCTGACCGGCCGCCACGACCTGACCGTCACCGTCGCCCCCGGCGCCGGCGGCGCAGCCCCCGCCCGCTTCCTGCCCGGCGCGCGCCGCATCGAGGTCGACGCCACCCACATCGGCGCACCCGAGATCACCAACCCGTACAAAGCGGGTCACAAACGGGTCGTGCCCACCGCCTACGGGCTACTCGTCCACGAGGCCGCCCATGCCACCCACAGCCTGTGGGACACCCCCACGAACACCCCGCCGGTCGTCGCCGACGTCGCCGCCGTACTCGAAGAGTCCCGCGCCGAGAACCGCCACCGCAGCAGACGTCGCGGTGACCGAAAGTGGCTTCGCCACGCCGCCACGACCCTGCTGCAACCGGACGACACCCCGGTGGACGACGCATGGCACGCCGCTCACCTCGCCGGCCTCCTCCTGGCCCGGGTCGACGCCCGCATCGTCACCGCCAAGGACGTCAAAGGCGTCCGCGCCGCCATCACCACCGTCCTGGGCCGCACCACCCTGCGGCAGCTGCGGGACGTATGGCGGCAAGCGCACACCGTCGACGACACCGACGCCGCCACGATGATCGACCTGGCGTGGCGGTGGTGCCACATCCTCGGCATCGACCCCCACCAGCGTCCACAACCCCCACGACCCGACCCCGGCCAGTTCGCCGGGCACCTCGCCCACGCCATGGCCGACTACCTCGCCCACGCCCTCGGCCTCACCCCCGCCCAGTACGCCGACCAGCAGATCCAGTCCCGACACGGCGCCCCCACCACCTGGACCCGCCGCGAACCCACCGACACCGAGCGGGCCGCCGCCCACCACCTCGCCGCCCGGCTCCGCCGAGCCCGCACCCACGTCCCCGAACCCGACACCCGCCCCAGCCCGACACCGCCCGGACGGCTACGCACCCGCCATGCCATCACCGCGAAGGCACAGATCGCCGCCAGCAGCATGCCCACCGCCACACCGTGGCAACGGCGCACCCAGACACCGCCACCCAAGCCACACCTGCACCTGGGCGTACTCGTCGACACCTCCGGCTCCATGTACGCCTACGCCGCACCCATGTCCTCCGCCGGATGGATCCTCGCCCACGCCGCCCGCACCAACCAGGCCACCACCACCACGATCAGCTTCAGCACCGGCGCCACCCTGCTCGTCCCGCCCCGCCGCCACCCCACCGAAGTCCTGGAGATGGGGATCGGCGGCGGGAGCACCGCGTTCCTCGACGCAGTCAAACTCGCCGACCAACTCCTGCACCTGCGGCAACCCGGCCGAGTGCGGATGCTCGCCGTCGTCTCCGACGGCGACCTACCCAACCTCGACTCCGCGCAACGGCTCATCACCACCCTGCACCAGTCCGGATGCGCGGTGCTGTGGCTGCGACCCGCCGCCCTGACCGGGCACACCTTCACCCACACCACCACGCTGCTGGTCGACGACCCGGTCCACGCGGTCGACGCCATCGCCGACGCCGCCGTCACCGCACTCGAACAGGCGTGA
- a CDS encoding chymotrypsin family serine protease: MLVAALAAAAPAAADPGGRPLPSEVRSTEERQLVDELGVQPPDVDAKVLRASSVARQIQQVIDEGHDQGFGSLQLVRDTGAVELRWKGNLPAAVDEAVRAGRRDVPVAVVGSKFTLAELTAEIHRLFKAPASQLGGELVTAAPLPDASGLKLSVAGTTSVAAVTSNLRANRIPVQVTAGSAIQPAGRWDDVTPFWGGSVIWTGTGSLCTAGFAARTSTNAQVMITARHCGANTNWYTPLYQLYVGRSNSGSAALDAMTISEQTYQGAVFTGPFNSNYGVPIVGWASAVLNDVACTSGGLSGNDCNTRITETNIYFNLNGNVTGPAFVTEHLAGVASVGQGDSGGPTIGYDTGGFRALGIISAVATGQQFEGTCQGYDYTGRVCSRVALHINIGSILSHFNLTIATS; encoded by the coding sequence GTGCTGGTGGCGGCACTCGCCGCCGCAGCCCCTGCGGCAGCCGATCCCGGCGGCCGTCCGCTGCCCTCCGAGGTTCGATCGACGGAGGAGAGGCAGCTAGTCGATGAACTCGGGGTTCAGCCACCCGACGTGGACGCCAAAGTACTGCGAGCATCCAGCGTGGCTCGGCAGATCCAGCAGGTCATCGACGAGGGCCACGATCAGGGGTTCGGTTCGTTGCAGCTGGTTCGCGACACCGGCGCGGTGGAACTGCGCTGGAAGGGCAACCTACCCGCAGCGGTCGACGAGGCCGTCAGGGCAGGACGCCGTGACGTGCCGGTCGCGGTGGTCGGCAGCAAGTTCACGCTGGCCGAGCTGACTGCGGAGATCCATCGCCTGTTCAAGGCTCCAGCCTCACAGCTTGGCGGTGAACTGGTGACTGCGGCACCACTGCCAGACGCGAGCGGGCTCAAGCTCTCTGTCGCTGGCACCACGAGCGTCGCCGCGGTTACCAGCAACCTACGCGCGAACAGGATTCCCGTTCAGGTGACAGCCGGATCGGCGATTCAGCCGGCCGGACGCTGGGACGATGTCACGCCGTTCTGGGGCGGCAGCGTCATCTGGACAGGCACCGGCAGCCTCTGCACCGCCGGGTTCGCAGCCAGAACGTCCACTAACGCCCAGGTAATGATCACCGCACGGCACTGCGGAGCGAACACCAACTGGTACACCCCGCTCTACCAACTCTACGTCGGGCGCTCCAACAGTGGCTCAGCGGCTCTCGATGCCATGACCATCAGCGAGCAGACCTACCAGGGCGCCGTCTTCACCGGCCCCTTCAACTCCAACTACGGCGTACCGATCGTAGGTTGGGCCAGTGCCGTCCTCAACGACGTGGCCTGCACCTCCGGTGGCCTGAGCGGCAACGACTGCAACACCAGAATCACGGAAACCAACATCTACTTCAACCTGAACGGAAACGTCACTGGCCCAGCGTTTGTCACCGAACACTTGGCAGGGGTTGCATCCGTCGGTCAGGGTGACAGCGGTGGGCCGACGATCGGCTATGACACCGGCGGTTTCAGGGCGTTGGGCATCATCAGCGCCGTCGCGACCGGGCAGCAGTTCGAGGGCACCTGCCAGGGGTATGACTACACCGGGCGCGTGTGCTCGCGGGTCGCGTTGCACATCAATATCGGCAGCATTCTGTCGCACTTCAACCTGACCATCGCCACCAGCTGA
- a CDS encoding DUF3085 domain-containing protein, with translation MALHLYFDLTATLRLAEHAVAADQHVPSFTEREDQTSCAGALEWVHDDGVYLMSNGLPRLQDPDRPGANLTVHAHGWNPRVDGHRADRDLGGDDFVEHLHLTEEPAPLIEELRAAHAAGFRWLDLVVSAETFEVRVARTRRPD, from the coding sequence ATGGCACTGCATCTCTACTTCGATCTCACCGCCACGCTGCGACTGGCCGAGCACGCCGTCGCCGCCGACCAGCACGTCCCCTCCTTCACCGAACGAGAGGACCAGACCTCCTGCGCGGGGGCGTTGGAGTGGGTTCACGACGACGGCGTGTACCTGATGTCCAACGGCCTGCCCCGACTGCAGGACCCCGACCGGCCCGGGGCGAACCTGACCGTCCACGCCCACGGTTGGAACCCCCGCGTCGACGGCCACCGCGCTGACCGTGACCTCGGTGGCGACGACTTCGTCGAGCATCTGCACCTCACCGAGGAACCCGCCCCGCTGATCGAGGAACTGCGCGCCGCACACGCCGCCGGCTTTCGGTGGCTGGACCTGGTCGTCAGCGCGGAGACCTTCGAGGTGCGGGTCGCCCGTACCCGCCGCCCCGACTGA
- a CDS encoding FAD-dependent monooxygenase: protein MSQPHIPPGHAPRPTYASHPRGPQPRIAVVGGSLTGATTALLLLQAGFDHITVYEAAPAAAPRGGGLIGLEHPALDVLDRLGIDQSEFITNTSETVIEVTVRARQPIHTTRRRYPGRSTTWSLLHHALTRRLPDGVLQTGRRLTHLDQHHRQPRLRFGDDSHALADLVVFADGRSSTGRRLLDPRRRLHYAGYVAHRGHTPTGSGTMRDFLRLEAGTGCQYNVAPVPDGLDWTLYLDCSPADYTHRFGAPPQRRMFAMPHHVSAAARAHVDIRAAQVLPAPHAATVHATTTRMAVPVMDIDAPTRMVWPVGAGWAVLLGDALAPVRPHTARGANNGIEQAAALTAVFTQHHRWDADLPTALHGWQRRCLPDAVTAVRQGPPLGAHLGNHP, encoded by the coding sequence ATGTCACAGCCGCACATCCCACCCGGCCACGCGCCGCGCCCCACCTACGCGTCCCACCCGCGAGGGCCGCAACCACGCATCGCCGTGGTCGGTGGCTCCCTCACCGGCGCCACCACCGCCCTGCTCCTACTACAGGCCGGCTTCGACCACATCACCGTCTACGAAGCCGCCCCCGCCGCGGCACCGCGCGGTGGCGGACTCATCGGCCTGGAACACCCCGCCCTCGACGTCCTCGACCGCCTCGGCATCGACCAGAGCGAGTTCATCACCAACACCTCCGAGACCGTCATAGAGGTCACCGTCCGCGCCCGCCAGCCCATCCACACCACCCGACGGCGGTATCCGGGGCGCTCCACCACCTGGTCGCTGCTGCACCACGCGCTCACCCGCCGCCTGCCCGACGGCGTCCTGCAGACGGGCCGACGCCTCACCCACCTCGACCAGCACCACAGGCAGCCACGACTCCGATTCGGCGACGACTCCCACGCCCTGGCGGACCTGGTGGTGTTCGCCGACGGCCGATCCTCCACCGGCCGTCGCCTGCTCGACCCGCGCCGCCGACTGCACTACGCCGGCTACGTCGCCCACCGCGGACACACCCCCACCGGATCCGGGACCATGCGGGACTTCCTGCGCCTAGAGGCGGGCACCGGCTGCCAGTACAACGTCGCACCGGTCCCCGACGGACTGGACTGGACCCTGTACCTCGACTGCAGCCCCGCCGACTACACCCACCGTTTCGGGGCGCCGCCGCAGCGACGGATGTTCGCGATGCCGCACCACGTCAGCGCCGCCGCCCGCGCACACGTCGACATCCGCGCCGCCCAGGTCCTGCCCGCCCCGCACGCCGCCACCGTGCACGCCACCACCACCCGGATGGCCGTGCCGGTGATGGACATCGACGCACCCACCCGCATGGTCTGGCCCGTCGGCGCCGGATGGGCGGTGCTGCTCGGCGACGCCCTGGCCCCCGTGCGGCCACACACCGCCCGGGGCGCCAACAACGGCATCGAACAGGCCGCCGCCCTCACCGCCGTCTTCACCCAACACCACCGGTGGGACGCCGACCTCCCGACAGCCCTGCACGGATGGCAACGCCGCTGCCTACCCGACGCCGTCACCGCCGTGCGGCAAGGGCCACCGCTCGGCGCGCACCTCGGCAACCACCCCTGA